TCATGAGTTTGGTGCGGATGGCATTCCACGACAGTTCCAGCGAGTTGGGCGCGAGGCCGTACAGTTGCTTGTTCTCTTCATAATGGCGACGGATCGCCGCTGAATCGGGTTCCTCCGCCTTGCCGGCCGACATGCGCGCCAGCACGATCGCCTCGCGTTCCTTCTGCGTTTGCTCGGCGAGTCCCTGCTGGATTTCCAGACGGTTGAAGTACCCGCGCTCGCGCAGGAAGCCCAGCCAGCAGAGGTACCGCACGTACTCGCCGCGCAGGATCACCTGACGATCCTCCGGCGACGGGAACTCGCCCGTGGAGCGGTTCATCCACTTGTACTGGTCCAGCAGATACTCATCGGCATAGAGTGTGTCGCGTCCGCCGACCACCGCCATCACCATGTTCGGTTTGAGTTGCTCATGCGGCAGCCCGAGCACGGCATCATTCCATATGATCCTGGAGACCGCCATGAGCGAATCGCCGGTCTCGCGCAGGATCTTGGCGCGCTGCTGCTCGGTCAGGTGGGTGATGACGTCGAGACGGATCTCGGCGTCCATCGCCACCGGCCCGGCGGGACGTTCTGCGTAGGCCTGTACGATTTGCCAGGCGTTGTCGGTCTCGAAGGGCTTGCTGATTTTAAACAAGGGCTGGCGCATCGCCACCTCGGCGAAGATGCCGCCGCCGACCGACTTTTCCGAGATCCAGCCCAGGTCCCCGCCGGCGCCGCGGGAAATCGGGTCCTCGGAGTGTTTCGCCGCCAGGCGCGCGAAATCCTCTCCGGCCGCCAGCGCCTTGTAGAGCGAGTCGATCTTGTCTTCGGGATACCAGCCGATGAACGTCGAGTCGATAAAGTCGCCCATGCCCTCCGTCGGCGCCTTTCCTTCCTTCCAGACGGTGATCACACGCACCCGTCGCTGATCGCGCGGCGAGCTGTAACGCGTGATGTGGTTGTTGTAGAAGGTGTCGAGGGTCGCCGAGTCCAGCTTGTACATCCGCGAGACTTCCTCATGGATGTAGAGATTGGCGGCCGCCACGATCGCGGTGCGGCGGATGCGCCCCAGGATGCCATGCTGGTTTTTCAGACTGAGATTGCGCGCCTCGGCGGCCACCAATTGATCGGTGATCCAGCGGTCCAGAAGCGCGGCGCGTCGGCGATTGTCCTCCAGCGGGTTGCTGCGATACATCTTGGAGGAAACCACCATGCGGTGCAGATCGCCGAGCGTGGCTTGCGCCTGCCCCACCTTCGCCACCACCAGAGTGGTGTCGAAGGCAATGGTGTCGTAGACATACGGAGCCGACAGCGCCGGCGGCGCC
This genomic stretch from bacterium harbors:
- a CDS encoding peptidylprolyl isomerase, which produces MKPVCTVLALILAALMAPPALSAPYVYDTIAFDTTLVVAKVGQAQATLGDLHRMVVSSKMYRSNPLEDNRRRAALLDRWITDQLVAAEARNLSLKNQHGILGRIRRTAIVAAANLYIHEEVSRMYKLDSATLDTFYNNHITRYSSPRDQRRVRVITVWKEGKAPTEGMGDFIDSTFIGWYPEDKIDSLYKALAAGEDFARLAAKHSEDPISRGAGGDLGWISEKSVGGGIFAEVAMRQPLFKISKPFETDNAWQIVQAYAERPAGPVAMDAEIRLDVITHLTEQQRAKILRETGDSLMAVSRIIWNDAVLGLPHEQLKPNMVMAVVGGRDTLYADEYLLDQYKWMNRSTGEFPSPEDRQVILRGEYVRYLCWLGFLRERGYFNRLEIQQGLAEQTQKEREAIVLARMSAGKAEEPDSAAIRRHYEENKQLYGLAPNSLELSWNAIRTKLMNDAEERMRRRWLETAAARHGVVRYDDRLATLPLLEHKPKK